A single genomic interval of Novosphingobium ginsenosidimutans harbors:
- a CDS encoding hydrogen peroxide-inducible genes activator: MTTYLPTLKQLQYLVALHEHGHFGRAADACFVSQSTLSAGLRDLETLLDVVLVERTKRAVRFTPLGNAVVAKAHRLLREAEELSDMVQSAGQPLSGEVRMSVIPTIAPFLLPRMLPRLRRERPQLKLYLREETSQAAIESLHHGRSDCVLLALPFPTGDVEKETIELDALYVAFPKDDPRDPPEEISPDLIDENRLLLLEDGHCLKEHALAACNRPELRASATMIGTSLHTLVQMVDNGLGLTMLPEMALDAGILNGTQVVARPLISESANREIALIWRKNSPRAEEFRLLAEELRAG, from the coding sequence ATGACCACCTACCTCCCCACGCTAAAGCAACTTCAATACCTCGTGGCGCTCCACGAACATGGCCACTTCGGCCGCGCTGCCGATGCCTGTTTTGTCTCGCAGTCGACGCTCTCGGCCGGTTTGCGTGACCTCGAAACTTTGCTTGACGTGGTGCTGGTTGAGCGGACCAAGCGCGCCGTGCGCTTTACCCCGCTGGGTAATGCCGTGGTCGCCAAGGCCCACCGCCTGCTCCGCGAGGCCGAGGAGCTTTCCGACATGGTCCAGAGCGCCGGGCAACCGCTGTCAGGCGAAGTGCGGATGAGTGTTATCCCGACTATCGCGCCGTTCCTGCTGCCCCGGATGCTCCCGCGCCTGCGCCGCGAACGGCCGCAATTGAAGCTCTACCTCCGCGAGGAAACGAGCCAGGCAGCAATCGAAAGTCTCCACCACGGCCGCAGCGATTGCGTATTGCTGGCCCTGCCCTTCCCGACTGGCGATGTCGAAAAGGAAACGATCGAGCTCGACGCGCTTTATGTGGCTTTCCCGAAGGACGACCCGCGCGATCCGCCCGAAGAAATCTCGCCCGACCTGATCGACGAGAACCGGCTGCTGCTGCTTGAAGATGGTCACTGCCTAAAGGAGCACGCCCTCGCTGCCTGCAACCGGCCTGAACTGCGGGCCAGCGCGACCATGATCGGCACTTCTCTGCATACGCTGGTGCAAATGGTCGACAACGGCCTTGGCCTCACCATGCTGCCCGAAATGGCGCTCGACGCCGGAATTCTGAATGGTACCCAGGTTGTCGCTCGTCCGCTGATTAGCGAATCCGCCAATCGCGAGATCGCCCTGATCTGGCGCAAGAACAGCCCGCGCGCCGAAGAGTTTCGCCTGCTCGCAGAAGAACTGCGCGCTGGTTAA
- the rnd gene encoding ribonuclease D, whose translation MKIHPLITESAELAALCERLAKAEFVCVDTEFMRENTYWPELCLIQIADTEEAAAIDPLAKGLDMSPLLDLLVDNEDVLKVFHAGGQDVEIIYNLTGKTPHPIFDTQIAMMAISQSEQIGYSNLVESWIGLQIDKGARFTDWSRRPLTERQIEYAIGDVTHLAKIFPKILARLIKTGRGAWLDIEMEKLADPANYRNDPSIAWHRIKAAGRNPAMLGRLKALAAWREYEAQDKNIPRGRIARDETLADIASHPPKTQADLAKVRGLSAGWKDNEIGKRMMATLEAAKPLTEDELPPRTPRGAPLGKEGALVADLLKLLLKIRSREIDVAARLLARSEDLELLAAGVRELPLLEGWRYEQFGRDALELVEGRLAFAVVKGRLKMAHIDKIGDSSETKIAAAE comes from the coding sequence ATGAAAATACACCCCCTCATCACTGAAAGCGCGGAACTGGCTGCGCTGTGCGAACGGCTCGCCAAGGCGGAATTTGTGTGCGTGGACACCGAATTCATGCGCGAGAACACCTATTGGCCCGAACTCTGCCTGATCCAGATCGCCGATACCGAGGAAGCTGCAGCGATCGATCCGCTCGCCAAGGGGCTCGATATGTCGCCCCTGCTCGATCTTCTGGTGGACAACGAAGACGTCCTCAAGGTGTTTCACGCCGGCGGTCAGGACGTTGAAATCATCTACAACCTGACCGGCAAGACGCCGCATCCGATCTTTGATACCCAAATCGCAATGATGGCTATCAGCCAGAGCGAGCAGATCGGCTATTCCAACTTGGTCGAAAGCTGGATCGGCCTTCAGATCGACAAGGGCGCGCGCTTTACCGACTGGTCGCGCCGCCCACTGACCGAGCGGCAGATCGAATATGCCATTGGCGACGTCACGCACCTCGCCAAGATTTTCCCCAAGATCCTGGCGCGTTTAATCAAGACCGGCCGCGGAGCCTGGCTCGATATCGAGATGGAAAAGCTGGCCGATCCGGCAAACTATCGCAACGATCCTTCGATCGCCTGGCACAGGATCAAGGCCGCGGGGCGCAATCCCGCGATGCTAGGCCGTCTGAAGGCTTTGGCCGCCTGGCGCGAGTACGAAGCCCAGGACAAGAACATCCCGCGCGGCCGGATCGCCCGCGACGAGACCCTGGCTGATATCGCCAGCCATCCACCCAAGACCCAGGCCGACCTTGCCAAGGTCCGCGGCCTTTCCGCCGGATGGAAGGACAATGAGATCGGCAAGCGAATGATGGCAACGCTCGAAGCGGCCAAACCCCTGACCGAAGACGAGCTTCCGCCACGCACGCCGCGCGGCGCTCCGCTCGGCAAGGAAGGGGCCTTGGTGGCCGACCTGCTCAAGTTGCTGCTCAAGATCCGCAGCCGCGAGATCGACGTTGCTGCCCGCTTGCTGGCGCGCAGCGAAGACCTTGAGCTGCTGGCTGCTGGCGTGCGCGAGTTGCCCCTGCTTGAGGGCTGGCGCTATGAGCAGTTCGGGCGTGATGCGCTGGAGCTTGTGGAAGGCCGCCTGGCTTTTGCAGTGGTCAAGGGCCGCCTCAAGATGGCCCACATCGACAAGATTGGCGACAGCAGCGAGACCAAGATCGCCGCAGCGGAGTAG
- the aspS gene encoding aspartate--tRNA ligase: MHLYRSHTCGALRASDVGQTIRLSGWVHRKRDHGGVLFVDLRDHYGMTQIVADADSPALPILESLRVESVVTIDGEVKARSTGTVNANLPTGEIEVFARSATVLSRAEELPLPVAGEQEYPEDIRLRYRFLDLRRETLHANIMTRTAIIRETRRRMEDIGFTEFSTPILTASSPEGARDFLVPSRIHTGKFFALPQAPQQYKQLLMVAGFDRYFQIAPCFRDEDPRADRLPGEFYQLDLEMSFVTQEEVWETMEPVMAGIFETFANGKPVTPAGQFPRIPYAKAMLDFGTDKPDLRNPLIIRDVTSEFTSSGFGLFEKIVGTGGVVRLIPAPETAGLSRKFFDDMNEWARSEGYAGLGYATRKDGVFGGPIAKNHGEDKMAALWDSLGLGPNDGAFFAAGKEDQAAKLAGAARTRVGEQLELTDKDSFRFCWIIDFPFYEWDEDEKKLDFAHNPFSMPQGGLEALQTQDPLTIKAYQYDMVCNGYELASGSIRNQHPDLMVKAFELTGLTQADVEARFGGMYRAFQYGAPPHGGMAAGVDRMVMLLCGVQNLREITLFPMNQRAEDLLMGAPSPAEPKQLRELGLRIVEQPKG, translated from the coding sequence ATGCATCTTTATCGTTCGCACACCTGCGGCGCGCTGCGCGCCAGCGATGTAGGCCAAACCATCCGCCTGTCGGGCTGGGTCCACCGCAAGCGTGACCACGGCGGCGTGCTGTTCGTCGACCTGCGCGACCATTACGGCATGACTCAGATCGTCGCCGATGCCGACAGCCCGGCGCTGCCAATTCTTGAAAGCCTGCGCGTGGAATCGGTCGTGACGATCGATGGCGAGGTGAAGGCTCGCAGCACCGGCACCGTTAACGCGAACCTGCCGACTGGCGAGATTGAAGTCTTTGCGCGGTCCGCAACCGTGCTGAGCCGCGCCGAAGAGCTGCCGCTTCCGGTGGCAGGTGAACAGGAATATCCGGAAGATATTCGCCTGCGCTATCGCTTCCTCGACCTGCGCCGCGAGACGCTGCACGCCAACATCATGACGCGTACTGCAATCATCCGCGAAACCCGGCGGCGAATGGAAGACATCGGCTTTACGGAATTTTCGACCCCGATCCTGACCGCCAGCAGCCCCGAGGGCGCGCGCGACTTCCTGGTGCCGAGCCGCATTCACACCGGCAAGTTCTTTGCGCTGCCCCAGGCACCTCAGCAGTACAAGCAGCTCCTGATGGTCGCCGGGTTTGACCGCTATTTCCAGATCGCACCTTGCTTTCGCGATGAAGACCCGCGCGCCGACCGCTTGCCGGGCGAATTCTACCAGCTCGACCTTGAGATGAGCTTTGTCACCCAGGAAGAGGTCTGGGAAACGATGGAGCCGGTCATGGCCGGCATCTTCGAGACCTTTGCGAACGGTAAGCCAGTAACCCCGGCCGGACAGTTCCCGCGCATCCCCTATGCCAAGGCGATGCTCGACTTTGGCACCGACAAGCCGGACCTGCGTAACCCGCTGATCATCCGCGACGTGACGAGCGAGTTCACGTCGTCCGGCTTTGGCCTGTTCGAAAAGATCGTCGGCACCGGCGGCGTCGTGCGACTGATTCCGGCGCCGGAGACTGCAGGTCTTAGCCGCAAGTTCTTTGACGACATGAACGAGTGGGCCCGCAGCGAAGGCTATGCCGGCCTTGGCTATGCGACCCGCAAGGATGGTGTTTTCGGGGGGCCGATCGCCAAGAACCATGGCGAGGACAAGATGGCCGCGCTGTGGGATTCGCTTGGTCTTGGCCCGAACGATGGTGCTTTCTTCGCCGCTGGCAAGGAAGACCAGGCCGCCAAGCTGGCTGGTGCCGCCCGCACCCGCGTCGGCGAACAGCTGGAACTGACCGACAAGGATTCGTTCCGGTTCTGCTGGATCATAGATTTCCCGTTCTATGAATGGGACGAGGACGAGAAGAAGCTCGACTTCGCGCACAACCCGTTCTCGATGCCGCAGGGCGGGCTGGAAGCCTTGCAGACGCAGGATCCGCTGACCATCAAGGCGTATCAGTACGACATGGTCTGCAACGGCTACGAGCTTGCTTCTGGCTCGATCCGCAACCAGCACCCGGACCTGATGGTCAAGGCGTTCGAGCTGACCGGCCTGACCCAGGCCGATGTCGAAGCGCGCTTTGGCGGGATGTACCGCGCGTTCCAGTATGGCGCCCCGCCACATGGCGGGATGGCGGCCGGGGTTGATCGCATGGTCATGCTGCTGTGCGGCGTGCAGAACCTGCGCGAAATCACGCTGTTCCCGATGAACCAGCGCGCTGAGGACCTGCTGATGGGCGCGCCTTCACCGGCGGAACCCAAGCAGCTGCGCGAGCTTGGCCTGCGGATTGTCGAGCAACCGAAGGGCTGA
- a CDS encoding acyl carrier protein: MSDTADRVKKIVVEHLGVEAEKVTEDASFIDDLGADSLDIVELVMAFEEEFGVEIPDDAAEKISTVSDAIKYIDENKG; the protein is encoded by the coding sequence ATGAGCGACACCGCCGACCGGGTTAAGAAGATTGTCGTCGAGCACCTCGGCGTCGAAGCCGAAAAGGTGACTGAGGACGCGAGCTTCATTGACGATCTGGGCGCTGACAGCCTCGACATCGTCGAGCTTGTCATGGCTTTCGAAGAAGAATTCGGTGTCGAAATCCCTGACGATGCGGCTGAAAAGATCAGCACCGTTTCGGACGCGATCAAGTACATCGACGAGAACAAGGGCTGA
- the fabF gene encoding beta-ketoacyl-ACP synthase II — protein sequence MRRVVVTGLGLVTPLGGDVETTWANLLASKSGAGPITRFDPADQKCQIACEVKPADHPWGFDPNKRVDHKIQRQVDPFIIYGLDAAGQALEDAGLTEMDEDLKMRTGCSIGAGIGGLPGIESESIVLHEKGPSRVSPHFVHGRIINLISGQVSIKYGLMGPNHAVVTACSTGAHSIGDAARMIKDGDADIMLAGGAESTVNPLGIAGFAQARALNCSFNDRPEQASRPYDKERDGFVMGEGAGIVVLEEYEHAKARGAKIYAEVVGYGLSGDAYHVTAPHPEGKGAELSMRMAMRKAGLQPGDIDYVNAHGTSTMADTIELAAVKRVLGNDLSGASMSSTKSAIGHLLGGAGAVETIFCILAIRDQIVPPTLNLDNPDEGTEGVDLVPKVARKRTVRAALNNSFGFGGTNASVIVKALED from the coding sequence ATGCGCCGCGTAGTGGTTACGGGACTGGGCCTGGTTACCCCGCTTGGGGGCGATGTCGAAACGACTTGGGCGAACCTGCTTGCCAGCAAGTCCGGCGCGGGTCCGATCACGCGGTTCGATCCGGCTGACCAAAAGTGCCAGATCGCTTGCGAAGTTAAGCCTGCTGACCACCCGTGGGGCTTCGATCCGAACAAGCGCGTCGATCACAAGATCCAGCGTCAGGTCGATCCATTCATCATTTATGGCCTCGACGCGGCGGGCCAGGCGCTTGAAGATGCCGGCCTGACCGAAATGGACGAAGACTTAAAGATGCGGACCGGCTGTTCGATCGGCGCGGGGATTGGCGGCCTTCCGGGCATCGAATCGGAATCGATTGTCCTGCACGAGAAGGGCCCATCACGCGTGAGCCCGCACTTTGTCCATGGCCGAATCATCAACCTGATCTCGGGCCAGGTCTCGATCAAATATGGCCTGATGGGTCCCAACCATGCGGTCGTGACCGCCTGCTCGACCGGCGCTCACTCCATTGGCGATGCTGCGCGGATGATCAAGGACGGCGATGCCGATATCATGTTGGCGGGTGGGGCGGAAAGCACCGTCAATCCGCTCGGGATCGCGGGCTTTGCCCAGGCGCGCGCGCTCAACTGCAGCTTCAATGATCGCCCCGAACAGGCCAGCCGCCCTTATGACAAGGAGCGCGACGGTTTCGTGATGGGCGAGGGCGCCGGCATCGTTGTGCTGGAAGAGTACGAGCATGCCAAGGCGCGCGGCGCAAAGATCTATGCCGAAGTGGTAGGCTATGGCCTGTCGGGGGATGCTTACCATGTCACGGCGCCGCACCCGGAAGGCAAGGGCGCTGAGCTTTCCATGCGGATGGCCATGCGCAAGGCCGGCCTCCAGCCCGGCGACATCGACTATGTCAATGCCCACGGCACATCGACGATGGCCGATACCATTGAACTGGCGGCCGTAAAGCGAGTGCTTGGCAACGACCTTTCTGGCGCATCGATGAGCAGCACCAAATCGGCTATCGGCCACCTCCTTGGCGGTGCCGGCGCGGTTGAGACAATCTTCTGCATCCTTGCGATCCGAGATCAGATTGTCCCACCGACGCTCAATCTCGACAATCCTGACGAGGGTACGGAAGGCGTAGACCTGGTGCCCAAGGTGGCCCGCAAGCGCACAGTCCGCGCCGCGCTCAACAACAGCTTCGGGTTCGGCGGAACCAACGCTTCGGTGATCGTCAAGGCACTCGAAGATTAA
- the mltG gene encoding endolytic transglycosylase MltG — MLGRRGCWPLLAAVLLALAALGWLVAGWFTAGPLKQETAFVVPDGASLSIVATKLEKEGAIDSAEAFRIRARIFGAGAPIKAGEFMFPKGASPSRILSIIQGDEVLRRFVTIPEGMPSIMVYERLMANDQLTGTIEVPAEGSVLPDTYEIERGESRQAVLLRMQAAMQRTLAELWAKRSANTAVATPQAALALAAIVEKETGKPSERHTVAGLYSNRLRQGIMLQADPTIIYPITKGKPLGRRIRQSEIQAVNDYNTYTMIGLPKGPITNPGRASIEAVLNPAQTDMLYMVADGTGGHLFAKTLDEHNANVERWFAIRKARGDF; from the coding sequence ATGCTCGGAAGGCGGGGCTGCTGGCCGCTGCTAGCAGCGGTCTTGTTGGCGCTTGCCGCGCTGGGCTGGCTGGTAGCTGGCTGGTTCACCGCTGGGCCCCTTAAGCAGGAAACGGCCTTTGTGGTCCCCGATGGGGCCAGCCTGTCCATTGTTGCCACCAAGCTTGAGAAGGAAGGCGCCATCGACAGCGCCGAGGCCTTCCGCATCCGCGCCCGGATCTTTGGGGCGGGCGCGCCGATCAAGGCCGGGGAATTCATGTTCCCCAAGGGCGCAAGTCCATCGCGTATCTTGTCGATCATCCAGGGCGACGAGGTGCTGCGGCGCTTTGTGACCATTCCTGAGGGGATGCCCTCGATCATGGTCTATGAGCGGTTGATGGCGAACGACCAGCTGACCGGGACGATCGAAGTGCCCGCCGAAGGCTCGGTTCTGCCGGACACCTACGAAATTGAGCGCGGAGAAAGCCGCCAGGCTGTGCTGCTGCGGATGCAAGCGGCGATGCAGCGGACATTGGCCGAGCTTTGGGCCAAACGAAGCGCCAACACGGCCGTCGCAACGCCTCAGGCTGCCCTGGCGCTGGCAGCAATCGTCGAAAAAGAAACCGGCAAGCCGAGTGAGCGCCACACGGTGGCCGGGCTTTATTCCAACCGCCTGCGCCAGGGGATCATGCTCCAGGCCGATCCGACGATCATCTATCCGATTACCAAGGGCAAGCCGCTGGGACGCCGCATCCGCCAAAGCGAGATTCAGGCGGTCAATGACTACAACACCTATACGATGATCGGCCTGCCCAAGGGGCCGATCACCAACCCGGGCCGCGCCTCGATCGAAGCCGTGCTCAATCCGGCGCAAACCGACATGCTTTACATGGTTGCCGATGGGACCGGCGGGCACCTGTTCGCCAAGACGCTCGACGAGCACAATGCCAACGTCGAGCGCTGGTTCGCGATCCGCAAGGCACGCGGGGACTTTTGA
- a CDS encoding alkyl/aryl-sulfatase, producing the protein MTGLRHRRLAGTALIALAPLLLAQAPAPDAAKPATAATLAAQRAAAASLPQDDGRDATFAKQGFLGTRADPLIKAADGRPVWNLAAYDWVAGAAPDTVNPSLWRHIGILRQHGLFQVADGVWQVRGFDISNMTVVRGNSGWILIDPLTGRETARAALDLVNEKLGKRPVTAVIYSHSHGDHFGGVRGVVDEADVKAGKVAIIAPAHFMAETVSENIMAGAAMGRRVNYQFGTGLQPGPQGQISSGIGSAVSGAEITLISPTDTINKTGESRVIDGVALEFQIVSGSEAPSELNVYIAPSRTFLSAEMTTCSLHNILTPRGAKVRDARIWANYIDEALQTWGNRSDSLISSHCWPRFGTGEVTSALASNRDNYRYLHDQTVRLMNQGETMHEIAEALKQPPQIAKDWFNHGYYGTYNHNSKAVYQFYLGWYDGNPANLNAYPPVERAKRLIDAIGGAKKALAAARKAFAAGDYRWSSDLLSQIVFADPANKPARLLLADSLEQQGYQAESAIWRNQFLTGAKELRQGVQSRPSSAQNADMIAAVPTQELLDSVSTRFDPVKLGGRTMGINLVMPERQESAGIELTQTTMIGRMKPVAQPTVTITGPRRALLGLLFMKMPLAQLEMMGVKVEGDRAAAEAWLNAIDPIPGGFKIVEP; encoded by the coding sequence ATGACTGGATTGCGCCATCGCCGGCTTGCCGGAACTGCCTTGATCGCCCTTGCCCCGCTGCTGCTGGCTCAGGCGCCAGCACCGGATGCAGCCAAGCCCGCAACCGCTGCCACCCTCGCAGCCCAGCGCGCTGCTGCAGCATCATTGCCGCAGGATGACGGGCGCGATGCGACCTTTGCCAAGCAGGGCTTTCTGGGCACCCGCGCGGATCCGTTGATCAAAGCTGCGGACGGACGCCCGGTCTGGAACCTGGCGGCCTATGACTGGGTGGCAGGGGCAGCTCCGGACACGGTCAATCCGTCGCTCTGGCGGCATATCGGGATCCTGCGCCAGCATGGTCTGTTTCAAGTTGCCGATGGCGTCTGGCAAGTACGCGGCTTCGACATTTCGAACATGACGGTGGTGCGGGGGAACTCCGGCTGGATACTGATCGATCCACTGACGGGGCGCGAAACGGCCAGGGCGGCCCTCGATCTGGTCAATGAGAAGCTCGGCAAGCGGCCGGTCACCGCCGTGATCTATAGCCACAGTCATGGCGATCATTTCGGCGGCGTGCGCGGCGTGGTCGATGAAGCAGACGTCAAGGCTGGCAAGGTGGCAATCATCGCCCCTGCGCACTTCATGGCTGAGACCGTGTCTGAAAACATCATGGCCGGCGCCGCGATGGGTCGCCGGGTCAATTATCAGTTCGGGACGGGTCTTCAGCCAGGGCCGCAAGGGCAGATCAGTAGCGGTATCGGTTCAGCCGTATCCGGTGCGGAAATCACCCTCATCAGCCCCACCGATACGATCAACAAAACCGGAGAGAGCCGCGTGATTGATGGCGTCGCGCTGGAGTTCCAGATCGTTTCTGGAAGCGAGGCGCCATCGGAGCTCAACGTCTACATTGCGCCAAGCCGCACGTTCCTTTCGGCCGAGATGACCACCTGCTCGCTCCACAACATTCTGACGCCGCGCGGCGCGAAGGTGCGTGATGCGCGGATCTGGGCCAATTACATCGACGAGGCGCTGCAGACCTGGGGCAACCGCAGTGACAGCCTGATTTCAAGCCACTGCTGGCCGCGTTTCGGGACGGGAGAAGTGACCAGTGCCCTTGCCTCAAACCGCGACAACTACCGCTATCTCCACGACCAGACGGTGCGCCTAATGAATCAGGGCGAGACAATGCACGAGATCGCCGAGGCGTTGAAGCAGCCGCCGCAGATCGCCAAGGATTGGTTCAACCACGGCTACTACGGGACCTACAACCACAATTCCAAAGCGGTCTATCAGTTCTACCTGGGCTGGTACGATGGCAACCCCGCCAACCTTAACGCCTATCCGCCCGTTGAGCGGGCGAAACGCCTGATTGATGCGATTGGCGGTGCAAAGAAGGCTCTTGCCGCCGCGCGCAAGGCGTTCGCGGCCGGGGACTATCGCTGGTCCTCTGACCTGCTGAGCCAGATCGTCTTTGCCGATCCCGCCAACAAGCCGGCTCGCCTGCTCCTTGCAGACAGCCTGGAGCAGCAGGGTTATCAGGCTGAGAGCGCCATCTGGCGTAATCAGTTCCTGACCGGGGCCAAGGAGCTGCGCCAGGGTGTGCAATCACGGCCGTCTTCCGCCCAAAACGCTGACATGATTGCCGCCGTGCCAACGCAGGAACTGCTCGATTCGGTTTCAACCCGCTTCGACCCGGTAAAGCTTGGCGGCCGTACCATGGGCATCAATCTGGTCATGCCCGAACGGCAGGAATCCGCCGGGATCGAACTCACGCAGACCACCATGATTGGCCGAATGAAGCCGGTCGCGCAGCCGACGGTGACCATCACCGGCCCGCGCCGCGCCCTTCTTGGCCTGTTGTTCATGAAGATGCCGCTGGCACAGCTCGAAATGATGGGCGTGAAGGTTGAAGGTGATCGCGCCGCTGCGGAAGCATGGCTCAATGCGATTGATCCGATCCCAGGTGGGTTCAAGATCGTCGAACCCTGA
- a CDS encoding 2'-5' RNA ligase family protein: protein MAFEPFIVTAELPADLFAWANGLRQTHFPPERNHLAAHVTLFHALAPSLREELPAVLARLAGEFAPPLAEVTGLMNLGKGTALALASPAMLAIRDEIANLFHGMLTAQDQHKPRLHITIQNKVTPEVARVLQAELGPLLPHRKFAFTGLGLHRYCNPHWEAVGTWSFRGKVIG from the coding sequence ATGGCGTTCGAACCCTTTATCGTCACCGCAGAGCTGCCAGCAGACCTGTTCGCTTGGGCCAATGGCTTACGCCAGACGCACTTCCCGCCGGAGCGCAACCACCTGGCGGCTCATGTGACGTTGTTCCACGCGCTGGCCCCGTCGCTTCGCGAGGAACTGCCCGCCGTTCTGGCGCGGTTGGCGGGTGAATTTGCGCCGCCTCTGGCGGAGGTCACGGGCCTCATGAACCTGGGGAAGGGCACCGCCTTGGCCCTTGCCAGTCCAGCCATGCTGGCAATCCGTGACGAGATCGCCAACCTCTTCCATGGCATGCTGACCGCGCAGGACCAGCACAAGCCGCGGCTGCACATCACGATCCAGAACAAAGTCACGCCTGAAGTCGCCCGCGTCCTCCAGGCCGAACTTGGACCGTTGCTTCCGCATCGCAAATTCGCCTTCACTGGCCTTGGCTTGCATCGCTACTGCAACCCGCATTGGGAAGCGGTTGGGACGTGGTCATTCCGAGGTAAAGTGATTGGTTGA
- a CDS encoding Arm DNA-binding domain-containing protein: MPLTETQARNAKPTDRAYKLSDSEGLFLLVQPNGAKLWRMKYRFAGKEKLLSFGAYPAVGISAARERRFAAKAQLAQGQDPMRAKGEGEGDEDKSFEAVAKRWHDMHMAR, from the coding sequence ATGCCTCTCACAGAGACTCAGGCCCGAAATGCGAAGCCAACTGACCGGGCTTACAAGCTCTCCGATAGCGAGGGGCTGTTCCTGCTCGTTCAGCCAAACGGCGCGAAACTGTGGCGGATGAAGTACCGCTTTGCGGGCAAGGAGAAGCTGCTGTCCTTCGGCGCCTATCCAGCCGTGGGGATCTCGGCTGCAAGAGAGAGGCGCTTCGCCGCGAAGGCCCAGCTCGCCCAGGGACAAGACCCCATGAGGGCCAAGGGTGAGGGCGAAGGCGACGAAGACAAGAGCTTCGAGGCGGTGGCCAAGCGCTGGCATGATATGCATATGGCGAGATGA
- a CDS encoding LysR family transcriptional regulator: MFRAAGVDLGVSASALSHAVKVFEARLGVRFLNRLTRSVTLTAAGEGFDAALLLPLAAIGEVIEQLNRLREEPAWRICIDANRLLPCCAPRFRRSYLRLQCLALRWRSGRGRTVFVARKFGEDRGKNSGSGGFFGG; the protein is encoded by the coding sequence ATGTTTCGTGCCGCAGGTGTTGATCTCGGGGTCAGTGCATCGGCGCTGAGCCATGCTGTGAAGGTGTTCGAAGCCAGACTTGGGGTCAGGTTCCTTAACCGGCTCACACGCAGCGTTACTTTGACAGCTGCGGGCGAGGGGTTTGACGCGGCACTTCTCCTGCCATTGGCCGCGATCGGAGAAGTGATCGAGCAGCTGAACCGGCTTCGCGAAGAGCCGGCGTGGCGCATCTGCATCGATGCGAACAGGTTGCTACCATGCTGCGCACCAAGGTTCCGCCGGTCTTATCTGCGTCTGCAATGTCTGGCCCTACGATGGCGGTCCGGACGTGGTAGGACAGTGTTTGTCGCCAGAAAATTTGGCGAAGATCGCGGCAAAAACTCCGGGAGTGGGGGCTTCTTTGGGGGTTAG
- a CDS encoding helix-turn-helix transcriptional regulator, with protein MTFLSADQRELFLPLIDGIHDNPPWGAFMRNLVARTYARRAFLVVVLANAPADQAPTVLHVTAPRAANEPPLDMMRLDSLRLHPHSRMRPERVYSLDEMLDYDRPEQLAHQRAVLEEMGIRYGRWLRISARGAADAWLVLAREREDFTGSAVSTMSMIAPHLAAALRTFCALAAQRLQTALAEDSLARIGVGQVAFDVAGHVMAADREAERLLTFSAGSSTTVGRKLQLLPETGRQLEAHCAALASSPEGACAALLLDERRDLWMLLRKSDLTLDGPHAAPAVIGTLRLERYENSAAAIRTIAAVHGLSAREAALAHAITLGESIVEAGRCLGLTTETSRNYSKRIYAKTGTSGQADLVRKLLNGLAPFS; from the coding sequence ATGACTTTTCTTTCTGCAGACCAACGTGAGCTTTTTCTGCCGCTGATCGACGGCATCCATGACAACCCGCCGTGGGGTGCTTTCATGCGCAATCTGGTGGCGCGAACATACGCGCGCCGAGCATTTCTCGTGGTCGTTCTCGCCAATGCACCGGCGGACCAGGCGCCAACCGTTCTCCACGTCACCGCACCTCGTGCCGCAAACGAGCCACCGCTCGACATGATGCGGCTCGACAGTCTGCGGCTCCACCCACACAGCCGGATGCGCCCCGAGCGGGTCTACAGCCTCGATGAAATGCTCGACTATGATCGTCCGGAGCAGCTGGCACACCAGCGCGCGGTGCTCGAGGAAATGGGCATCCGCTATGGGCGCTGGCTTCGTATCTCGGCCCGCGGAGCGGCAGATGCGTGGCTCGTCCTTGCCCGCGAACGCGAGGATTTCACCGGATCGGCGGTCTCGACCATGAGCATGATCGCGCCGCATCTCGCCGCAGCGCTGCGAACCTTCTGCGCGCTTGCTGCTCAGCGCCTGCAGACCGCGCTGGCTGAAGATTCGCTTGCGCGTATCGGAGTCGGCCAGGTTGCTTTCGATGTGGCCGGCCATGTCATGGCAGCGGATCGCGAGGCCGAACGCCTGCTGACGTTCTCTGCAGGCTCCAGCACGACAGTCGGACGAAAGCTGCAGTTGCTGCCGGAAACCGGTCGTCAGCTCGAAGCACACTGCGCAGCCTTGGCATCATCGCCTGAAGGAGCGTGTGCCGCACTCCTCCTCGACGAACGGCGCGATCTCTGGATGCTGCTGCGCAAGTCTGATCTCACGCTGGATGGACCGCACGCCGCCCCCGCCGTTATCGGTACGCTCCGCCTCGAGCGCTACGAGAACTCGGCCGCTGCAATCCGGACGATCGCAGCGGTCCACGGGCTGTCGGCGCGGGAAGCGGCCCTTGCCCATGCGATCACGCTGGGCGAATCCATCGTGGAGGCAGGCAGGTGCCTCGGGCTCACGACGGAAACGTCGCGGAACTACTCGAAGCGGATCTACGCCAAGACCGGCACCAGCGGGCAGGCGGACCTGGTACGAAAGCTGCTCAACGGGCTTGCCCCCTTCAGCTGA